One part of the Halobacteria archaeon AArc-dxtr1 genome encodes these proteins:
- a CDS encoding sulfurtransferase, giving the protein MDEAHVVSPEWLEERLAEPDLRVVDVRDAWEFDGIGHVPGAVSIPFGSYRDETGDEPGTLPGAEAFADLLGAAGIQPEDTIVAYDDTHGVFAARFVLTARVYGHADVRLLDGDYSAWNRAFETTTEATEVDSSTYETDPVSPAESPLVDREYVEKAIDRGVLLVDTREPDEFAEAHLPGAVRFDWREVVDDGARRLKPEAELETLLTDHGILPDREIVLYCNTARRISHTYVVLRALGYENLAFYEGSLTDWLAGNGPVETGDT; this is encoded by the coding sequence ATGGACGAAGCCCACGTTGTCTCGCCGGAGTGGCTCGAAGAGCGCCTCGCGGAGCCCGATCTCCGCGTCGTCGACGTCAGGGACGCCTGGGAGTTCGACGGCATCGGCCACGTGCCGGGTGCGGTCAGCATCCCCTTCGGCAGCTATCGCGACGAGACCGGCGACGAGCCCGGAACCCTCCCGGGCGCCGAGGCGTTCGCCGACCTGCTCGGAGCCGCCGGCATCCAGCCCGAGGATACGATCGTTGCCTACGACGACACCCACGGCGTCTTCGCGGCCCGGTTCGTGCTCACTGCGCGTGTCTACGGGCATGCGGACGTCCGCCTGTTAGACGGCGACTACAGCGCCTGGAATCGCGCCTTCGAGACGACGACCGAGGCCACCGAGGTCGACTCCAGCACCTACGAAACCGACCCCGTCTCACCCGCCGAGAGCCCGCTCGTCGACCGTGAGTACGTCGAGAAGGCGATCGATCGGGGCGTCCTGCTCGTCGACACGCGCGAACCCGACGAGTTCGCCGAGGCTCACCTCCCCGGTGCCGTCCGGTTCGACTGGCGAGAAGTCGTCGACGACGGGGCCCGCCGCCTCAAACCCGAGGCCGAACTCGAGACGCTACTCACAGACCACGGCATTCTGCCCGATCGCGAAATCGTCCTCTACTGCAACACCGCCCGCCGGATCAGCCACACTTACGTCGTCCTGCGTGCGCTCGGCTACGAGAACCTCGCCTTCTACGAAGGCAGCCTCACCGACTGGCTCGCCGGCAATGGGCCAGTCGAAACCGGCGACACGTAG
- the ftsY gene encoding signal recognition particle-docking protein FtsY, translating to MFDNLKEKLGSFRSDATEAAEENVEPVADDEDAPVADEADADDVPAEETAYQGSADADAAVESPDEATDDDGTSDSSTDVSSGADETPASAAASEASTPAPTDGSATTEPDSTVDTADDEPATAEPVDDADDSDETDDADEADSGTSFGRKAKSLVRGKFVIEEEDLEGPLQELELALLSADVELGVAEEITDSIRDELVGETRTFTTSTGDVVEEALKDAILEVISVGQFDFDERIAVEDKPVVIIFTGVNGVGKTTSIAKLDRYFEERGYSTVMANGDTYRAGANEQIREHAEARDSKLIAHEQGGDPAAVLYDAVEYAEANDIDVVLGDTAGRLHTDEGLMDQLEKIGRVVGPDMTLFVDEAVAGQDAVNRAREFNEAAEIDGAILTKADADSNGGAAISIAHVTGKPILFLGVGQEYPDIERFDPDEMVDRLLEDE from the coding sequence ATGTTCGATAACCTGAAAGAAAAACTCGGCAGCTTCCGGAGCGACGCGACGGAGGCGGCCGAAGAGAACGTCGAACCGGTCGCAGACGACGAGGACGCGCCAGTCGCAGACGAGGCCGACGCGGACGACGTTCCCGCCGAAGAGACCGCCTATCAGGGGAGCGCCGACGCGGATGCCGCCGTCGAGTCCCCTGACGAGGCGACTGACGACGACGGAACCAGCGATTCGTCCACGGATGTCTCGTCGGGTGCCGACGAGACGCCCGCCTCGGCCGCGGCCAGCGAGGCGTCCACACCGGCTCCGACAGATGGGTCTGCCACGACGGAGCCCGATTCGACTGTCGACACCGCAGACGACGAGCCCGCGACCGCCGAGCCGGTTGACGATGCGGATGATTCCGACGAGACGGACGACGCTGACGAGGCAGACTCCGGCACCAGCTTCGGTCGGAAGGCGAAATCTCTCGTTCGCGGGAAGTTCGTCATCGAAGAGGAGGATCTCGAAGGTCCCCTCCAGGAGCTCGAACTCGCCTTGCTCTCCGCTGACGTCGAACTCGGCGTCGCCGAGGAGATCACCGACTCGATCCGCGACGAACTCGTCGGCGAGACCCGGACGTTTACGACCTCGACCGGTGACGTCGTCGAGGAGGCGCTCAAAGACGCCATCCTCGAGGTCATCAGCGTCGGCCAGTTCGATTTCGACGAGCGCATCGCCGTCGAGGACAAACCCGTCGTCATCATCTTCACCGGCGTCAACGGCGTCGGCAAGACGACCTCGATCGCGAAGCTCGATCGCTACTTCGAAGAACGCGGCTACTCGACGGTGATGGCAAACGGCGACACCTACCGTGCCGGCGCGAACGAGCAGATCAGAGAGCACGCCGAGGCACGAGACTCCAAGCTAATCGCCCACGAACAGGGCGGTGACCCCGCCGCGGTGCTCTACGACGCCGTCGAGTACGCCGAAGCCAACGACATCGACGTCGTCTTAGGCGACACGGCGGGTCGGCTCCACACCGACGAGGGGCTGATGGACCAACTCGAGAAGATCGGCCGCGTCGTCGGCCCGGATATGACGCTGTTCGTCGACGAAGCGGTCGCCGGCCAGGACGCCGTCAACCGCGCCCGGGAGTTCAACGAGGCTGCCGAAATCGACGGCGCGATCCTGACGAAAGCCGACGCCGACTCCAACGGTGGGGCGGCGATCTCGATCGCCCACGTCACGGGGAAGCCGATTCTCTTCCTCGGCGTCGGCCAGGAGTATCCCGACATCGAGCGGTTCGACCCCGACGAGATGGTCGATCGGCTGCTCGAAGACGAGTAA
- a CDS encoding sulfurtransferase, with product MAANDYANDVLVTADWVAERLDDFQDDDSNLRLVEVDVDTESYDEAHAPGAIGFNWETQLQDQTRRDILEKEDFEELLGSHGISEDDTVVLYGDNANWFAAYTYWQLKYYGHDEVYLLDGGREYWLENDYPTTDEEPDFSETEYEASGPRESIRAYRDDVEKAIDRGVPLVDVRSPEEYRGEILAPPGLQETAQRGGHIPGAKNISWAAVTDDDGLFKSREELEELYGEEGIDGEGTTVAYCRIGERSSVAWFALHELLGYEDAVNYDGSWTEWGNLVNAPVEKGEGD from the coding sequence ATGGCAGCAAACGACTACGCGAACGACGTGCTCGTCACGGCCGACTGGGTAGCAGAGCGACTCGACGACTTCCAGGACGACGATTCGAACCTGCGGCTGGTCGAGGTCGACGTCGACACGGAATCGTACGACGAGGCCCACGCGCCCGGCGCAATCGGCTTCAACTGGGAGACACAGCTCCAGGATCAGACCCGACGTGACATCTTAGAAAAAGAAGACTTCGAAGAGCTGCTTGGCAGCCACGGGATCAGCGAAGACGACACGGTGGTCCTCTATGGCGACAACGCAAACTGGTTCGCCGCCTACACCTACTGGCAGCTCAAGTACTACGGCCACGACGAGGTCTACCTGTTAGACGGCGGCCGCGAGTACTGGCTCGAGAACGACTACCCGACGACCGACGAGGAGCCCGACTTCTCCGAGACCGAGTACGAGGCCTCCGGTCCACGTGAGAGCATCCGTGCCTACCGCGACGACGTCGAGAAGGCGATCGATCGCGGCGTGCCCCTCGTCGACGTTCGCTCTCCCGAGGAGTACCGCGGCGAGATTCTCGCCCCGCCGGGCCTCCAGGAGACCGCCCAGCGCGGCGGCCACATCCCGGGTGCGAAGAACATCTCGTGGGCGGCCGTCACGGACGACGACGGACTGTTCAAATCTCGCGAGGAACTCGAGGAGCTGTACGGTGAGGAGGGAATCGACGGCGAGGGGACGACCGTCGCCTACTGCCGCATCGGCGAGCGCTCCTCGGTCGCCTGGTTCGCCCTGCACGAGCTGCTGGGCTACGAGGACGCTGTCAACTACGACGGTTCCTGGACGGAGTGGGGGAACCTTGTCAACGCGCCTGTAGAGAAAGGCGAGGGCGACTGA
- the pfdA gene encoding prefoldin subunit alpha, which translates to MSSQQRLQELSQQLQAIQGEIEHLQTDVEDVRNEQSAIDEATEAIETLESGSTVQVPLGGGAYVRATIDDIDEVIVDLGADYAAEFDQHGAVDALESRKERLDDRIDELNDEITELEGESTQLEQQAQQLQQQAMQQQMQGMGQGPSPDE; encoded by the coding sequence ATGAGTAGTCAACAGCGCCTCCAGGAACTCTCCCAGCAGCTTCAGGCGATCCAGGGCGAGATCGAACACCTCCAGACGGACGTCGAGGACGTCCGCAACGAGCAGTCTGCGATCGACGAGGCGACCGAAGCGATCGAGACCCTCGAGTCGGGCTCGACGGTGCAGGTGCCACTCGGCGGCGGTGCCTACGTCCGTGCAACGATCGACGACATCGACGAGGTCATCGTCGACCTCGGCGCCGACTACGCTGCCGAATTCGACCAGCACGGCGCCGTCGACGCCTTAGAGAGCCGCAAGGAGCGCCTCGACGACCGCATCGACGAGCTCAACGACGAGATCACCGAACTCGAAGGCGAGAGCACCCAGCTCGAACAGCAGGCCCAGCAGCTCCAGCAGCAGGCGATGCAACAGCAGATGCAGGGGATGGGGCAGGGCCCGAGCCCGGACGAGTAA
- the thiE gene encoding thiamine phosphate synthase, whose translation MNPAGWETYLVTQASLSRGRTTPEVVADAIAGGVDAVQLREKDADAAVRYDQGRELRELTAEATVPLLVNDRVDIARAIDADGVHVGQSDLPVPVVRDLLGPDAIVGCSTSTVAEARRAEAAGADYLGVGTIYGTGSKDVDPAKDNVGPGRVAEIADAVSIPIVGIGGITAANAGPVVRAGAAGVAVISEITAAGDPQAATADLADAVETAKEAAHGGARDD comes from the coding sequence ATGAACCCAGCCGGCTGGGAAACCTACCTCGTCACGCAGGCGTCGCTCTCGCGCGGCCGGACGACTCCCGAGGTCGTCGCCGACGCGATCGCAGGCGGCGTCGACGCTGTCCAGCTCCGGGAGAAAGACGCCGACGCGGCCGTCAGATACGATCAGGGCCGCGAACTCCGTGAGCTGACCGCCGAGGCGACCGTTCCGCTGCTCGTCAACGATCGTGTCGACATCGCGCGGGCAATCGACGCCGACGGCGTCCACGTCGGCCAGTCCGATCTCCCCGTCCCTGTCGTCCGCGACCTGCTCGGCCCGGACGCGATCGTCGGCTGCTCGACGTCGACCGTCGCGGAAGCTCGGCGAGCGGAAGCCGCCGGCGCCGACTACCTCGGCGTCGGAACGATCTACGGTACCGGTTCGAAAGATGTCGATCCGGCCAAAGACAACGTCGGCCCCGGACGAGTCGCCGAAATCGCCGACGCGGTCTCGATCCCGATCGTCGGCATCGGCGGTATCACCGCGGCAAACGCTGGCCCGGTCGTCCGGGCCGGAGCTGCCGGCGTTGCCGTCATCTCGGAGATCACCGCCGCCGGCGATCCGCAGGCGGCGACCGCGGATCTCGCCGATGCCGTCGAAACCGCCAAGGAAGCGGCGCACGGAGGTGCGCGTGATGACTGA
- a CDS encoding signal recognition particle protein Srp54: MVLDDLESSLRGTLDKLRGKSRISEEDVEEIVKEIQRSLLSADVDVSLVMELSDNIKTRALEEEPPAGTPARDFVLRIVYEELVGLIGESTELPLEKQTILLAGLQGSGKTTSAAKMAWWFSTKGLKPAVIQTDTFRPGAYDQAEQMAGRAEVDFYGNPDNDDPVEIARKGLEETSEADVHIVDTAGRHALEDDLIDEIEEIEGVVEPDTSLLVLDAAIGQGAKEQAQQFDESIGIDGVVITKLDGTAKGGGALTAVDQTDSSIAFLGTGEEVQDVERFEPDGFISRLLGMGDLGQLAERVERAMEQTQIEDDDWDPEDMLQGQFTLNDMQKQMEAMNNMGPLDQVMDMIPGFGGGIKDQLPDDAMDVTQDRMRTFSVIMDSMTDAEKEYPKAIGASQVERIARGSGTSEESVRELLQQYKMMERTIKQFQGMGSEKEMQRMMKQMQGGGGGGGMGGMGGGPFG, encoded by the coding sequence ATGGTACTCGACGATCTCGAGAGTTCCCTGCGGGGCACTCTCGACAAACTGCGCGGCAAATCCCGCATCTCCGAGGAAGACGTCGAGGAGATCGTCAAGGAGATCCAGCGATCGCTGCTCTCCGCCGACGTCGACGTCTCCCTCGTCATGGAGCTGTCGGATAACATCAAGACGCGGGCCCTAGAGGAAGAGCCACCGGCGGGAACGCCCGCCCGGGACTTCGTCCTCCGCATCGTCTACGAGGAACTCGTCGGTCTCATCGGCGAGTCGACCGAGCTTCCCCTAGAGAAGCAGACGATCCTGCTTGCCGGTCTGCAGGGGTCGGGGAAGACCACCTCCGCCGCGAAGATGGCCTGGTGGTTCTCGACGAAAGGCCTCAAACCCGCCGTCATCCAGACCGACACCTTCCGACCCGGCGCCTACGACCAGGCCGAACAGATGGCTGGCCGCGCCGAGGTCGACTTCTACGGCAACCCGGATAACGACGACCCCGTCGAGATCGCCCGCAAGGGGCTCGAGGAGACCAGCGAGGCCGACGTCCACATCGTCGACACTGCGGGTCGCCACGCCTTAGAGGACGACTTGATCGACGAGATCGAGGAGATCGAGGGCGTCGTCGAGCCCGATACCTCGCTGCTGGTTCTCGACGCGGCGATCGGTCAGGGTGCCAAAGAGCAGGCCCAGCAGTTCGACGAGTCGATCGGCATCGACGGCGTCGTCATCACGAAACTGGATGGTACTGCCAAGGGTGGCGGGGCGCTGACCGCCGTCGACCAGACCGACTCTTCGATCGCTTTCCTTGGCACCGGTGAGGAAGTACAGGACGTCGAGCGCTTCGAGCCCGACGGCTTCATTTCGCGGCTGCTCGGGATGGGCGATCTGGGACAGCTCGCAGAGCGCGTCGAGCGCGCGATGGAGCAGACCCAGATCGAAGACGACGACTGGGACCCCGAGGACATGCTCCAGGGTCAGTTCACCCTGAACGACATGCAAAAGCAGATGGAGGCGATGAACAATATGGGGCCCCTCGATCAGGTGATGGATATGATCCCCGGCTTCGGCGGCGGGATCAAAGACCAGCTTCCCGACGACGCGATGGACGTCACCCAGGACCGGATGCGCACGTTCAGCGTCATTATGGACTCGATGACCGACGCCGAAAAGGAGTATCCCAAAGCCATCGGCGCGAGTCAGGTCGAACGGATCGCTCGGGGCTCCGGGACGAGCGAGGAGTCGGTCCGGGAGCTACTCCAGCAGTACAAGATGATGGAGCGGACGATCAAACAGTTCCAGGGGATGGGTTCCGAAAAGGAGATGCAGCGGATGATGAAGCAGATGCAAGGCGGTGGCGGTGGTGGCGGAATGGGCGGCATGGGTGGCGGCCCGTTCGGCTAA
- a CDS encoding amphi-Trp domain-containing protein, which produces MGDTTSHEEELARESAAARLQELARELDSDGTADVRVGNKMVTLTPASVLNYDIETQERSPMLGGHSEEITVKLSWKREKAEEE; this is translated from the coding sequence ATGGGCGACACGACCAGCCACGAGGAAGAGTTGGCAAGAGAGTCCGCAGCAGCGCGGCTACAGGAGCTCGCACGAGAACTCGACAGCGACGGAACGGCCGACGTGCGTGTGGGCAACAAGATGGTGACGCTCACCCCGGCGTCGGTGTTGAACTACGACATCGAGACGCAGGAGCGCTCACCGATGCTCGGTGGTCACAGCGAGGAGATCACGGTGAAACTGTCCTGGAAGCGAGAGAAAGCCGAAGAAGAGTAG
- a CDS encoding dihydrolipoyl dehydrogenase, with amino-acid sequence MKEYGVVVLGGGSGSQVATAAAEAGYEAAVVEPGPLGGACITRGCVPTKALIHRADLITEIQDADRFGIDAAVEDVRYDEITTSVHETVFEKAENQREALSEAEHVTLYEAAGRFVDERTIELADDLETLRGDDDEGNDRERIRGEHVVVAVGSRPAAPPIDGLDAVDYLTSDDALYLEERPDSLVIVGGGYIGAELGYFFGAVGTQVSIVGRSDHLVPREDEAASEVVERSLAEYCELYTGYEASAVAEDGDGVSVTIEGVSGEESETIEANQLLVAAGRKPNTDLLDLEATGLEPEDDGSIAVDDRLETDVERIWALGDVTGEYPFKHVADYESEIVAANVIESAAETVDYAGVPHAIFTSPQVASVGETESALQEAEREYESVTVEYVAAPMGMVLDPDDGFVKILAAPDGEVLGCHVVGPQASTLIHEVAGFVRRGEGTVDALADVVRVHPALNEVLGKAVDDLAGVTYSTAPDWQDVAGE; translated from the coding sequence ATGAAAGAGTACGGCGTCGTCGTTCTCGGCGGCGGATCAGGCTCGCAGGTGGCCACCGCCGCGGCCGAGGCAGGGTACGAGGCAGCCGTCGTCGAGCCCGGCCCGCTGGGCGGCGCCTGTATCACCAGAGGGTGCGTGCCGACGAAGGCGCTGATCCACCGCGCGGATCTGATAACGGAGATCCAGGATGCCGACCGGTTCGGCATCGACGCCGCCGTCGAGGACGTTCGGTACGACGAGATTACGACCTCGGTGCACGAGACGGTCTTCGAGAAGGCCGAAAACCAGCGCGAAGCGCTCTCGGAGGCAGAACACGTCACGCTCTACGAGGCTGCCGGCCGGTTCGTCGACGAGCGCACGATCGAACTCGCCGACGATCTCGAGACGTTGAGAGGGGATGATGACGAGGGCAATGACCGCGAGCGAATCCGGGGCGAACACGTCGTCGTCGCGGTCGGCTCCCGGCCGGCAGCGCCGCCGATCGACGGCCTTGATGCGGTCGACTACCTCACCAGTGACGACGCACTCTATCTCGAAGAGCGCCCCGACAGTCTGGTGATCGTCGGTGGCGGCTACATCGGCGCCGAGCTCGGCTACTTCTTCGGCGCGGTAGGCACCCAGGTTTCGATCGTCGGTCGGAGCGACCATCTGGTCCCCCGCGAGGACGAGGCCGCAAGCGAGGTGGTCGAGCGGTCGCTCGCGGAGTACTGCGAGCTCTACACGGGATACGAGGCGTCAGCAGTGGCAGAGGACGGGGACGGCGTCTCGGTGACGATCGAGGGCGTCTCAGGCGAGGAGTCAGAGACCATCGAAGCCAACCAACTCCTGGTTGCCGCGGGCCGGAAACCGAACACGGACCTGCTCGACCTCGAAGCGACCGGCCTCGAGCCCGAAGACGACGGCTCGATCGCGGTGGACGACCGGCTCGAGACCGACGTCGAGAGGATCTGGGCGCTCGGCGACGTCACAGGCGAGTATCCGTTCAAACACGTCGCCGACTACGAGTCCGAAATCGTTGCGGCGAACGTCATCGAGTCGGCGGCGGAGACGGTCGACTACGCGGGTGTTCCACACGCCATCTTCACCTCGCCGCAGGTCGCGAGCGTCGGCGAGACCGAGTCGGCGCTTCAGGAGGCAGAGCGAGAGTATGAGTCGGTGACCGTGGAGTACGTCGCCGCCCCAATGGGGATGGTGCTCGATCCCGACGATGGGTTCGTAAAAATTCTCGCAGCGCCTGACGGAGAGGTGCTTGGCTGTCACGTCGTCGGCCCGCAGGCGTCGACGCTGATCCACGAGGTCGCCGGATTCGTCCGGCGTGGCGAGGGGACGGTCGACGCGCTCGCCGACGTCGTCCGCGTCCACCCGGCACTAAACGAGGTGTTGGGGAAGGCAGTCGATGATCTTGCAGGCGTTACGTACTCGACTGCGCCGGACTGGCAGGACGTGGCCGGTGAGTGA
- the thiM gene encoding hydroxyethylthiazole kinase: MTDSSDASGAVDAPGDDLADSLRTLTEREPLVQQLTNTVTMNDAANIVLHWGALPVMADSPGDAGEMAELADAVLCNVGQVPERKVEAMHEAAQVADERGVPIVLDPVGVGSTATRQAVAESLLETVDFAIIKGNYGEISALAGVEADVKGVESVGDYDAIEDTAASLAESTGSVVVASGMTDIVAAPGAEDPVRIDAGHELLGSVVGTGCMLGATLAAFCGALDDPFRAARHGTLAFGLAGERAAEGDVSGPASYRTQFHDAVYGFDADAAASDTGFAGRFERLD; encoded by the coding sequence ATGACTGACTCGAGCGACGCTTCCGGCGCCGTCGACGCTCCTGGCGACGACCTCGCGGACTCCCTGCGAACGCTCACAGAGCGCGAGCCTCTCGTCCAGCAGCTGACGAACACGGTCACGATGAACGACGCGGCGAACATCGTCCTCCACTGGGGGGCACTCCCGGTGATGGCCGACTCGCCCGGCGACGCCGGCGAGATGGCCGAACTCGCCGACGCTGTCCTCTGTAACGTCGGCCAGGTCCCCGAGCGCAAGGTCGAGGCCATGCACGAGGCCGCGCAGGTAGCCGACGAGCGCGGCGTCCCGATCGTTCTCGATCCCGTCGGTGTGGGCTCGACGGCGACCCGACAGGCCGTCGCCGAGTCGCTGCTCGAGACGGTCGACTTCGCCATCATCAAGGGCAACTACGGCGAGATCAGCGCGCTCGCGGGCGTCGAGGCGGACGTCAAGGGCGTCGAATCCGTCGGCGACTACGACGCGATCGAAGACACGGCTGCCTCGCTGGCGGAGTCGACTGGTTCGGTCGTCGTTGCCTCCGGGATGACGGATATCGTCGCCGCGCCGGGAGCCGAGGACCCCGTCCGGATCGATGCGGGCCACGAGCTGCTGGGATCGGTCGTCGGCACCGGTTGTATGCTCGGTGCGACCCTTGCAGCCTTCTGTGGCGCGCTCGACGATCCGTTCCGGGCCGCCCGTCACGGCACGCTCGCGTTCGGACTGGCCGGCGAGCGCGCGGCCGAGGGCGACGTTTCTGGCCCAGCGAGCTACCGGACGCAGTTTCACGACGCCGTGTACGGATTTGACGCTGACGCGGCGGCGTCCGACACCGGGTTCGCGGGGCGGTTCGAGCGTCTCGACTGA
- a CDS encoding polysaccharide deacetylase family protein, with the protein MHRRRYLLTAAAGTAAVAGCLGAGDDEPTDDTSADDGNGSGGSGSGGSGSNENGSDDNDDDDGSSNGSDGVEPGTFDDFSDPSLWSIEAGTMSIADDRSYTDSPALMLEAGLFDDQIRLSRSFDDPLDLTGLAPGLALATDGDVNPDIQLTDSDGDQVEYRGRVRSDLPLMRCQFGVNEVVGDPDLSDITSIQITAWAGDGKEKRFWCDDLHFVPKPDTGTVLLQFDYGREAIYEDVYPVLRHYDLPATAFVNTDFVGAEGRMDEDQLTELQDDGWVIGSQGPTQMSLTEVDDPDATLEASREWLEEHGFEEGANYLSYPLGRYDANVLEAAGSVHDLAFGGGRPGHGYLANPQLCPRIGNPDADRARDVLERTAEWNGITTIYYNDLGARSLAELQETVADIRELVDDGDLEVALPGDLTEYVYE; encoded by the coding sequence ATGCATCGACGCAGATATCTCCTCACCGCCGCGGCCGGAACGGCTGCGGTTGCCGGCTGCCTCGGCGCCGGCGACGATGAGCCCACTGACGACACCAGCGCCGACGACGGTAACGGATCCGGCGGCAGTGGATCTGGTGGATCCGGATCGAACGAAAACGGCTCCGATGACAACGACGATGATGACGGATCCTCGAACGGCTCCGACGGCGTCGAGCCGGGAACGTTCGACGACTTCTCGGATCCGTCGCTGTGGTCGATCGAGGCCGGAACGATGTCGATCGCAGACGACCGGTCGTACACCGACTCGCCTGCGCTCATGCTCGAGGCAGGTCTGTTCGACGACCAGATTCGCCTCTCTCGGTCGTTCGACGACCCTCTCGATCTCACGGGGTTGGCCCCTGGGCTCGCGCTTGCGACCGACGGCGATGTCAATCCCGACATCCAGCTCACCGACAGCGATGGCGACCAGGTCGAGTACCGGGGACGGGTCCGTTCCGACCTCCCGCTCATGCGCTGTCAGTTCGGCGTCAACGAGGTCGTCGGCGACCCCGACCTCTCCGACATTACGTCGATCCAGATCACAGCCTGGGCGGGCGACGGAAAGGAGAAGCGATTCTGGTGTGATGACCTCCACTTCGTACCGAAACCCGACACGGGGACGGTCCTTCTCCAGTTCGATTATGGACGAGAAGCCATCTACGAAGACGTCTATCCGGTCTTGCGACACTACGATCTGCCCGCTACGGCGTTCGTCAACACCGACTTCGTCGGTGCCGAGGGGCGAATGGACGAGGACCAACTCACCGAACTGCAGGACGACGGCTGGGTGATCGGGAGCCAGGGCCCCACTCAGATGTCGCTGACGGAGGTCGACGATCCGGACGCGACGCTCGAAGCCTCCAGAGAGTGGCTCGAAGAGCACGGCTTCGAGGAGGGGGCGAACTACCTCTCGTATCCCCTCGGCCGATACGACGCCAACGTCCTCGAAGCCGCCGGATCGGTCCACGACCTTGCATTCGGTGGTGGACGCCCCGGTCACGGGTACCTCGCGAACCCACAGCTCTGTCCCCGAATCGGGAATCCCGATGCTGACCGGGCGCGCGACGTCTTGGAGCGGACCGCGGAGTGGAACGGCATCACGACGATCTACTACAACGATCTCGGTGCTAGATCCCTCGCCGAATTACAGGAGACGGTCGCCGACATTCGGGAGCTGGTAGACGACGGCGACCTGGAAGTCGCCCTCCCCGGTGATCTCACGGAGTACGTGTACGAGTAG
- a CDS encoding rubrerythrin family protein, whose amino-acid sequence MSNAESVIEHVREDNRTPLSRLGSSKSLYATTGGEIETAPVLQATADAEYAAWQTFDGWAEEASEEAVREAFDRIAEQERGHYQTVGERLDDYEPDRVPALHEYLRDLESTVERVGGLVGRILASERSKDQVVGYFVGNADPTTASLFREFGEDLDEQLELTEELLGTVCDDAQDRERAVEAATGAIEAAYGEYVANLEELGANPKPVC is encoded by the coding sequence ATGAGCAACGCCGAATCCGTCATCGAGCACGTTCGCGAGGACAACCGCACCCCCCTTTCTCGACTCGGCTCCTCGAAGTCGCTGTACGCCACAACCGGCGGCGAAATAGAGACAGCGCCGGTGTTGCAAGCGACGGCCGATGCCGAGTACGCCGCCTGGCAGACGTTCGATGGGTGGGCCGAAGAGGCAAGCGAGGAGGCGGTACGCGAGGCTTTCGACCGGATCGCCGAGCAGGAACGGGGTCACTACCAGACAGTAGGGGAGCGCCTCGACGACTACGAACCCGACCGAGTGCCGGCGCTACACGAGTACCTCCGCGACCTCGAGTCGACCGTCGAGCGCGTCGGCGGGCTCGTCGGCCGAATTCTGGCCAGCGAGCGCTCGAAAGACCAGGTCGTCGGCTACTTCGTCGGCAACGCAGATCCGACGACGGCGAGCCTGTTCCGTGAGTTCGGCGAGGATTTAGACGAACAGCTCGAACTCACAGAAGAACTTCTCGGGACCGTCTGTGACGACGCACAAGACCGCGAGCGTGCCGTCGAGGCCGCAACCGGCGCGATCGAGGCAGCCTACGGCGAGTACGTCGCGAACCTAGAGGAACTAGGCGCGAATCCGAAGCCGGTCTGTTGA